From the genome of Candidatus Dormiibacterota bacterium, one region includes:
- a CDS encoding Gfo/Idh/MocA family oxidoreductase, translated as MELPVLVQRHNGRGLAAATTRVVVLGTDVGPEREAVLRALLLPAEVTVSRAGLPADLERADAVIIDGAPAELTAAGARRLLDHVARGAALLALAPPPEAVAQGPLGELLGLAATGPALPEAEVFAARAAESALTRRLDAEFPVVDSFLPLDPRGGARTVLTVSVALRPRPALVETVAGAGRVVVSGLGGTTAALRNPQLATALRRAVLGAAGVERDLGVGLVGYGPLGGMGHSHGLAVDATPGLVLATVCDSVPARCAAARADFPAVRTVDTVAELAADPSVDIVVIATPPALHAELALAMLRAGKHVVCEKPLCLRVADADLLIETARSHAAVLTVNQNRRWDQDFTALRAAVDAGEVGEVFNVETFVGGFEHPCRAWHSDVSLSGGAVYDWGSHHLDWILQLLPGMPETVATTGHKRVWHDVTNLDQVRVRLGWADGREAQFLQSDIAAVRPPKFYVQGTSGTLAGWYRPLTTERIEAGRGYVSETAHHAEAPVELVLRRYRSGMGTTETRIPPAPERRFAFHRNLADHLQLGEPLAVTAESVRRVIAVLEAAHHSGLAGGAPLAPGAALLGAAG; from the coding sequence ATGGAGCTCCCCGTGCTGGTCCAGCGCCACAACGGCCGCGGCCTCGCGGCGGCGACGACGCGCGTCGTCGTCCTCGGGACCGACGTCGGGCCCGAGCGCGAGGCGGTGCTGCGGGCGCTGCTCCTGCCCGCGGAGGTGACGGTGAGCCGCGCCGGCCTCCCCGCCGACCTCGAGCGGGCCGACGCCGTGATCATCGACGGCGCCCCCGCCGAGCTCACCGCCGCCGGCGCCCGCCGGCTGCTCGACCACGTCGCCCGCGGCGCCGCGCTGCTCGCCCTGGCGCCGCCGCCCGAGGCGGTGGCCCAGGGCCCGCTCGGGGAGCTGCTCGGCCTCGCCGCCACCGGCCCGGCGCTGCCCGAGGCCGAGGTGTTCGCGGCGCGCGCCGCCGAGAGCGCCCTGACCCGGCGCCTCGACGCCGAGTTCCCGGTCGTCGACTCCTTCCTCCCGCTCGACCCCCGCGGCGGCGCCCGCACCGTGCTCACCGTGAGCGTCGCCCTCCGCCCCCGCCCCGCCCTGGTCGAGACCGTGGCCGGGGCCGGCCGGGTCGTGGTGAGCGGGCTCGGCGGCACCACCGCGGCGCTCCGCAATCCCCAGCTCGCCACCGCGCTCCGCCGCGCCGTGCTCGGCGCCGCCGGGGTGGAGCGCGACCTCGGCGTCGGCCTGGTCGGCTATGGGCCGCTGGGAGGGATGGGCCACAGCCACGGCCTCGCCGTCGACGCCACCCCGGGGCTGGTGCTGGCCACGGTCTGCGACAGCGTTCCCGCCCGCTGCGCGGCGGCGCGCGCCGACTTCCCGGCGGTGCGCACCGTCGACACCGTCGCCGAGCTCGCCGCCGACCCCAGCGTCGACATCGTGGTCATCGCCACCCCGCCGGCGCTCCACGCCGAGCTCGCGCTGGCGATGCTCCGGGCGGGCAAGCACGTGGTCTGCGAGAAGCCGCTGTGCCTCCGGGTCGCCGACGCAGACCTCCTCATCGAGACCGCGCGGAGCCACGCCGCGGTGCTCACCGTGAACCAGAACCGCCGCTGGGACCAGGACTTCACCGCGCTGCGCGCCGCCGTCGACGCCGGCGAGGTGGGCGAGGTCTTCAACGTCGAGACCTTCGTGGGCGGCTTCGAGCACCCCTGCCGCGCCTGGCACTCCGATGTCTCCCTCTCCGGGGGAGCGGTGTACGACTGGGGCTCGCACCACCTCGACTGGATCCTCCAGCTGCTGCCGGGGATGCCCGAGACGGTCGCGACCACCGGCCACAAGCGGGTCTGGCACGACGTCACCAACCTGGACCAGGTGCGGGTCCGCCTGGGCTGGGCCGACGGCCGTGAGGCCCAGTTCCTCCAGTCCGACATCGCCGCCGTGCGGCCGCCGAAGTTCTACGTGCAGGGCACCTCGGGGACGCTCGCGGGCTGGTACCGGCCGCTGACCACCGAGCGCATCGAGGCCGGCCGCGGCTACGTCAGCGAGACCGCCCACCACGCCGAGGCGCCGGTGGAGCTGGTGCTGCGCCGCTACCGCAGCGGGATGGGCACCACCGAGACCCGCATCCCGCCCGCGCCGGAGCGCCGCTTCGCCTTCCACCGCAACCTCGCCGACCACCTCCAGCTCGGCGAGCCGCTGGCGGTGACCGCGGAGTCGGTGCGCCGGGTGATCGCCGTGCTCGAGGCCGCACACCACTCCGGACTGGCCGGCGGCGCGCCGCTGGCCCCGGGGGCGGCGCTGCTCGGCGCGGCGGGATGA